The genomic stretch TAATTGATTCTACTGAAGCATAGTGATGAGGTGCTACATTGGTTGTATTTAAATTACTTAAACCATCCTTGATAGCAAGCACCTGCTGTGAATAATCCAAAGCTTTATTCCAATCTCCCTGATATAATGCAATTCTTGCCTGTAAAGCTTTTAAAGCAACTTTGGAAAACCTGTAATTATTTCCTGTTGGCTGCTGCTGTTCCTGCATTAAACCTTCTGCTTTTGCAATATCAGAATATACCTGATCATACACTTGTTGTACGGTAGAAGGCTTCAGCACCGCCTCCACATCAATTTCTAAACTGATTGGTACTCCTTTGTCTGTAGATGCTGTAGCAGGGTTGTATTGCTTACCATATAAATTAACAAGATCAAAATATGAATAGGCACGCAATGCGTATGCTTCACCCAATATTTGTTGTTTCTCAGGAGACTCAGCCATTGTCTTACTCCCTTCATTGATGATCTGATTTAGGTAAAAGATCACGGAATAGAATCTCACCCAAGGGTATTCTCCTGTATTAGAATCATAGCCGGTATCTTTCCACATAGCAAGTTCACGATTGTAAGCAAAACCACTGGCGCTTTCATCCAAACTAAGCTCATCTGTACGTAACGCCAATAAAGATCTGTGTTCCGGATATTTTGAATAGGCAGAAGTAAGGACTTTCCTGTAATCTTCTGCATTTACAGGAACTACTTTACCTTCCGGCTGTATATCTAGAAAACGATCACATCCTATGCTGGTAAAACTAAGAGCTGCTAACGCGATAAATGTTGTTATTTTTCTCATTTTTTTCAAGTTTTAAAAAGAAACATTAAATCCAAGTGTCACTGAACGGGTAATAGGCTGTGCATAAATATTTCCATACGTTTCCGGATCAAAATATCCTTTGTATCCGTTACTGAATACAAAAAGGTTACGTCCCTCAACACTCAATCTCAAACTGCTGATTCCCATTGGGCTGGTAAATTGCTTAGGAAGTGTATACCCTAAACGGATACTACTGATTCTTACATAGCTGATCTCCTTAGCCCAGATATCTAACAAATTGTAAATATTATAGTTGTTATCTGTAAGCCATTTATTGCCCATCCATCCTGGATTGCTATCCATTTCAGGACTTGTAATCCCCGGAAGTGAAGTTCCTGCCTCGTAGATATCTCTTGTATAATTTCTTCCTCTGTCCAGCTCCATTCCTTTATATGATGGTGTTTTCATCACCGTCTGTTTAAAATTGAATGTTGCAGATACCGTTAAGTCAAAATCATGTATTTTAAAGGTATTAATGATACCTCCGGTAAATTTCGGATCTCTATCTCCTACATAGGTAAACAGATTTCTCATTTCTTCATTGGAAAGCTTTGACTGTGCGAAGTAACCAGGTAAGAAGTCTACATAGGGATCATATAGTCCAAAGAAATCTTCAATTTTCACTTTTTCGTTCCCTTTCCAGAACATTGGGTTTCCATTTTCATCTATCCCAGCTGTTTTCAATGCAAAAACAGCATTTACAGGAAGACCTTCTCTGGTAGGAAGACGGGCATTATCACGGGGCTGTTCACTTACTACGTTACTTTTGTTATGAGCAAAATTGATCGTAGTTGACCATTTGAAGTTTTCTTTATTGATATTTCTGGTAGAAATTGCCAATTCAAAACCTTTGTTGGTAAGACTTCCCCAGTTTGCCATTGTGTATTCGAATCCTGATTCAAGCGGAGTTTCTCTCATGCTGATCATATCCGTACCTTTTCTGCTGTACACATCAGCGGTAAGGTTGATACGGTTCTTGAATAATCCCAAGTCAAGACCAAAGTTCACGTTGGTTGTTTTTTCCCAACGAAGCTTATCATTTGGCGGGCTGATTACATTAATCACATCTTCTCTCATCCCCGGAAGAATATTAGCATAATTGTATTCACCAATGAAGAACGGTGAAGTGTTACGGTCAATATTTCCCTGAAGACCATAAGATGCTCTCAGTCTAAGATTGGAAACAGGAGTGATATTCTGCATGAAATTCTCCTTCGTTACCAGCCATGATCCTGAAACAGCCCATATTGGTAAATATCTATACTTTTTATTAACCCCAAACAAATTGGTACCATCATATCTTACACTTCCGAAAAATGTATACTTCTGATCGTAGGTATAAGACGCTGTAGCAAACATTGAAGCATAGGCATTTTCTACACGAGGCATTTCACGGTAAGTTTCATATTTCTTTTCCGCAGCATCGTTGGAACTTGGGAAAACAATTGGTGTTCCGGTTCTTGTAGAAGCATTATAACCAAATGCTCTGGTAAGCGTTGTATTATCATCTGTCTTACGGATTTCCGTACCAGCCATCAAATCAATTTCATGTACTGAATTGATTTTGGTATTGTAAGTTCCCTGTAATTTCCAGTTGTATTGGAAATACTCATTGTCCCAGTTTTGTTTTATTCCTCCTACAGGTAAATAATAACGGTATTGTCCGTCCTTATAATAACGCGTTCCTTCTCTGAACTTTCTTGTAAAATAAGTATTTTCAGTAGCATACTTTTCCGTTTTATTGGTATCATATTGAATACCCAACTGAGAAGTAAATTTCAGACTTTTCGAAACTTTATACTCTAAATCTAAGATCGCTTTCAGAGAGTGATTTTTCAGTGTATAATTAGTATTTTCTCTTTCTTCCAGGAAGTTGAACGGAACATATACATCTTTAAAACCGTCTATATCTTTATCATATCTGTAGCTTCCATCAGCATTGTAAGGTGACAGATAAGGATTGGCATTTCTTGAATAATTAACAGGGCTTGCCGCAGCATCAGCATCTGTCATGAATGATTCTTTCTCACTCGCAGTCCCAAAAACAGAGATTCCAGCCGTTAATTTATCACTTAATTTATAATTATTCTTTAAAGTCAGGTTATAACGTTTGAATCCAGTACCAATAGTGGTTCCCTGTTCATCAAAATACCCTAAAGAGAAATAGTAATCTGCACTTTCTCCACCTCCTGAAACACTTACCCCGTATTGTCTATTGATTGCATTTCTGTACAACAGTTTTCCCCAATCTGTACTGTTGTTTCTTAACGCATTAATTTGATTACGTGTGAATGGCGTTAAAGCATCAAGACCACCAGCCCTAAAGTCATTAAGCTGGCTGTTTTGAGTTAAAATTCTCATTACCTCTCCTTTGTCTGCACGGTAAGTAAGATCAGCACGCTTAGCAAGCATTAATTCCAGATCTACTTTCTCTGATGCGTTCATCAGATTTAATTTATCAAAATCAGGACGGGCTGTTACGAAAGTATCGGCGGAGAAATTTATTCTCATGCTTCCTTTCTTTCCTTTCTTTGTGGTGATAGAAATTACCCCGTTGGCTGCTCTTGCTCCGTAAATAGCTGTTGCTGCTGCATCTTTCAGGATAGTAATATCTTCAATATCATTCGGGTTCAGTCCTGCAATGGAGAAGTTCTGAAGCTGATCGATATTATCCTTGTCACTGAAGTTAGGCACATCATTTCCTTCTAACGGAAGTCCATCAATTACCCATAGCGGATCCTGAGGACCAGACAAAGAAGCTGTTCCACGGATTCTGATTTTTGCAGGTCCACCCGGAGATCCTGTTTCCGGAGTCACCACTACCCCTGCAATCTGTCCGGATAGCATCTGGTCTACACTCGCTACCCCAGCCTGGCTGATATTATCCATTTTTACCGTAGCAACTGCCGAAGTCTGTTTGCGTTTTTCAATCTTCTGATATCCTGTAATGATAACTTCCTGAATCTTGTTTTTATCTGAAACTTCAGGAACCAGTCTTACGATATAGTTTGTTTTATCTTCATTGATCTGGATGATACGGGATTCATATCCTGGAAAACTTACCAGGATAGATTTAGTCCCTACCGGAATTTCCAGTATAAATTTCCCGTCCTTATCGGCTACTGTACCTACAGATACACTTTCGATGATTCCATCCAGATCAGTTTTTGTAGAAACGGACTGGGTTTCTATTTTTATAGATGCTCCTGCAATTACGCTGGAAGTATTACCGTCTTCTATCTTTCCTGTAATGGTCTTTTTTTCCTGAGCCAACGCAACCTGGGCAGCTAAAAGAGGTAAAAGGATTAGAGTTTTTTTCATTGCTGTTTATTTGTTTAAAGCCTCTTCAATACGAATAATTAAATCTGAGTAATGTGCTCTTGAAGCGTCATCACCTCTGTACCTGGTATTGTTCAGTAAGTTCAGAACTTTTTGCAGCTCTGCCCTTTTGTATGTTGTTACTTCAGATACTCTTTTCATGGATGAATAATTGATGTTTCTAAGGTTTTTACCTTCTTCATGATAGTTACAGATCATTGGCATATTTAATGTCTGATCTGTTTTCAATGTTTTTACAGCTGTTTTTTCGAATAATTTGTTCACCGAAACTATCAATGCATCCACGTAATTTTTCTGCGCCATTTTCTCAAGCATCGTGAGGCTTCCTTTCTTATTAAAAATGGCTGTTCTCACCTGTTCAAATAAGTTTTCTACAGTGTAGATCTTATCTTTTGACCCTGAAACCTCATGCTTCAACTCGTTCTCAAGGAGTCTAAGCAATCTATCATCCATAAACAAGGAATAGATATTGGCATACTGCATTCCTCTGGCAAGTGTATATGGGGTTTGTTCAAATGGTCCCATTGGTGAGTTTTTCACCGGATACGTTTTCTCTGTAATCGGGTTAAAGAATAACCATTCCGGTAGGTTGATCGAATTTTTAACCAGATAATCAACTGCTCTTCTCTGAGTTTCTGCCGGAACTGCTTCATAAGCCTTTTTCTTATTACCAAAAACGGTATTGTTCAGATAAATCCCTCCTACATTAGCCATTACATGTCCTGTATACAGATCCCATTGCCCAATTGCCCCCATATACAATCTACCTGCATCTGTATAATCTTTACCATCTTCATACGTCCATTTTAAAAGATTATTGACTACAACTTTCAGGTTTTTCATTCCGTATTCGCTGGCTTTCATTGCATCATCTCCCAAATCTTCAGACTGCGAACGCGGATCTATTGTTTCGAGGTAACTCTGCTGCTCACCATAGAAATACAACGGATCATCTTCATGCTTTTCTATTAAATTTCTCAGCGCCTTTTTTTCAACAAATTCATCCGGATACCAACGGTACCCCCATTCAATGGCATATTTATCGTAAATTCCGATCTTTGGAGTAATGGCGGTAACACCATCTTCCGGCTGTGCAACATAATTATAGCGGGCATAGTCCATAATAGAAGGGGCCGTACCACCCATTTTATCTGTAAATTCTTTTGAACGAAGCGATTCTACAGGGAATGCAAAAGAGGATCCCATATTATGCTTCAATCCGAAAGTATGTCCCACTTCATGAGAGGATACAAAACGAATTGCCTCTCCCATATATTCATCACTGAACTTATTGGCTCTCGCTCTTGGATCTATAGGGCCTATCTGAATCCTCATCCATTCCTGAAGGGAAGTCATTACATTGTGCCACCAGATGATGTCTGCTTCAATGATCTCTCCACTCCTGGGATCTACTACAGAAGGCCCCATCGCGTTAGATTTTGGAGAAGCAGCGTAAGTAATCACAGAATATCTTACATCATCAATATCAAAATCTTCATCTTTTTCATCCGGCATTTTAGCAATGACAGCATTTTTGAACCCTGCCTGCTCGAATGCCACCTGCCAGTCATGAACTCCTGCGATGATTTTTTCACGCCATTGCTTTGGTGTTGAAGGGTCTATATAATAAACAATCTGTTTTTTAGGCTCTACCAGCTCACCTCTAAGGTATTTTTCCTTGTCTTCATCTTTAGGTTCCAGGTTCCAGCGGGTAATGAAAAACTTCTCATCCATCTT from Chryseobacterium indologenes encodes the following:
- a CDS encoding RagB/SusD family nutrient uptake outer membrane protein; protein product: MRKITTFIALAALSFTSIGCDRFLDIQPEGKVVPVNAEDYRKVLTSAYSKYPEHRSLLALRTDELSLDESASGFAYNRELAMWKDTGYDSNTGEYPWVRFYSVIFYLNQIINEGSKTMAESPEKQQILGEAYALRAYSYFDLVNLYGKQYNPATASTDKGVPISLEIDVEAVLKPSTVQQVYDQVYSDIAKAEGLMQEQQQPTGNNYRFSKVALKALQARIALYQGDWNKALDYSQQVLAIKDGLSNLNTTNVAPHHYASVESIMALDNAFNGSVKNNLSFAAPELISSYNKTTDKRFGLYFEKAPDRYNVIKKGDSDFRVTFRTAEMYFIKSEALLKLNRLDEAKDTLLKVLKNRYTPEGYTSVQNSVAPMNTSDFMNFLLDERFREFAVEGHRWFDLRRANQKKIVHTVGGKEYILEQNDPRYTIAYPQSARKNNPNL
- a CDS encoding SusC/RagA family TonB-linked outer membrane protein, with the translated sequence MKKTLILLPLLAAQVALAQEKKTITGKIEDGNTSSVIAGASIKIETQSVSTKTDLDGIIESVSVGTVADKDGKFILEIPVGTKSILVSFPGYESRIIQINEDKTNYIVRLVPEVSDKNKIQEVIITGYQKIEKRKQTSAVATVKMDNISQAGVASVDQMLSGQIAGVVVTPETGSPGGPAKIRIRGTASLSGPQDPLWVIDGLPLEGNDVPNFSDKDNIDQLQNFSIAGLNPNDIEDITILKDAAATAIYGARAANGVISITTKKGKKGSMRINFSADTFVTARPDFDKLNLMNASEKVDLELMLAKRADLTYRADKGEVMRILTQNSQLNDFRAGGLDALTPFTRNQINALRNNSTDWGKLLYRNAINRQYGVSVSGGGESADYYFSLGYFDEQGTTIGTGFKRYNLTLKNNYKLSDKLTAGISVFGTASEKESFMTDADAAASPVNYSRNANPYLSPYNADGSYRYDKDIDGFKDVYVPFNFLEERENTNYTLKNHSLKAILDLEYKVSKSLKFTSQLGIQYDTNKTEKYATENTYFTRKFREGTRYYKDGQYRYYLPVGGIKQNWDNEYFQYNWKLQGTYNTKINSVHEIDLMAGTEIRKTDDNTTLTRAFGYNASTRTGTPIVFPSSNDAAEKKYETYREMPRVENAYASMFATASYTYDQKYTFFGSVRYDGTNLFGVNKKYRYLPIWAVSGSWLVTKENFMQNITPVSNLRLRASYGLQGNIDRNTSPFFIGEYNYANILPGMREDVINVISPPNDKLRWEKTTNVNFGLDLGLFKNRINLTADVYSRKGTDMISMRETPLESGFEYTMANWGSLTNKGFELAISTRNINKENFKWSTTINFAHNKSNVVSEQPRDNARLPTREGLPVNAVFALKTAGIDENGNPMFWKGNEKVKIEDFFGLYDPYVDFLPGYFAQSKLSNEEMRNLFTYVGDRDPKFTGGIINTFKIHDFDLTVSATFNFKQTVMKTPSYKGMELDRGRNYTRDIYEAGTSLPGITSPEMDSNPGWMGNKWLTDNNYNIYNLLDIWAKEISYVRISSIRLGYTLPKQFTSPMGISSLRLSVEGRNLFVFSNGYKGYFDPETYGNIYAQPITRSVTLGFNVSF
- a CDS encoding zinc-dependent metalloprotease, encoding MNRTILMKNYRLALYLGLALVSPAVLAQKKDTVKTTKDKTEKADLSSSKKAKKIDELIKKGTYKKGIFNTIQVKTDLYFEIPDSLMGRQFLVVNKLSQVPMQVNEAGLNKGMNYENKVISFHRDKVAKKVWVRTSEAKVSSPKNDAITKSVKDNFSESVIEVFDIEAQNNDSTSVAIKVNKVFDGNQKSFNDVLANVGLGGSVKSSLSFIEGVKTFPENLVVKSQLSTSVNEGGVDLPVTLGVTSNLVLLPKVPMKPRIADARVGFFSEKHWFFNDQQQKMDEKFFITRWNLEPKDEDKEKYLRGELVEPKKQIVYYIDPSTPKQWREKIIAGVHDWQVAFEQAGFKNAVIAKMPDEKDEDFDIDDVRYSVITYAASPKSNAMGPSVVDPRSGEIIEADIIWWHNVMTSLQEWMRIQIGPIDPRARANKFSDEYMGEAIRFVSSHEVGHTFGLKHNMGSSFAFPVESLRSKEFTDKMGGTAPSIMDYARYNYVAQPEDGVTAITPKIGIYDKYAIEWGYRWYPDEFVEKKALRNLIEKHEDDPLYFYGEQQSYLETIDPRSQSEDLGDDAMKASEYGMKNLKVVVNNLLKWTYEDGKDYTDAGRLYMGAIGQWDLYTGHVMANVGGIYLNNTVFGNKKKAYEAVPAETQRRAVDYLVKNSINLPEWLFFNPITEKTYPVKNSPMGPFEQTPYTLARGMQYANIYSLFMDDRLLRLLENELKHEVSGSKDKIYTVENLFEQVRTAIFNKKGSLTMLEKMAQKNYVDALIVSVNKLFEKTAVKTLKTDQTLNMPMICNYHEEGKNLRNINYSSMKRVSEVTTYKRAELQKVLNLLNNTRYRGDDASRAHYSDLIIRIEEALNK